From Paenarthrobacter sp. A20:
TTACGGCCGGCGATGAGGGGATCCCGCAGGGCCTTGGGCACTGCCTTGCCAGGACCTCGGACTGCGTCTTCGGCGATGGTGACCCTGCATTGGAGGCCTCCGAGGTCCTCCAGCGTGATCACAACCTTGGCTTCGCCCAGGGGCCAACCCCTCGCCAGGAGTTCCAATGTCCGGCCTGCTTCCATGCCCGTAACGCGGGTGCTGTCGTCGATGAGGAAGGGCCAGGATCCTACGGAATGGTGCAAGGTGGAGCCGACCTGCGGCCACTGTTCGTCGACGGCTCGGATCCTCGAGGCGCCAACAACCCAACCTGAGTAGAGCCACCCGTTGGAGATGACCTTCCAAACGTCGGCGGAGGGGGAAGGGAACAACTGCGTCACGGTGGACATGTGGATCCTCTCTGCGCAGATGTGGCCGCGGCAATGACGTTAAGCTAAGCATGCTTATTGTTTGCCCGCCAGAGGCCGCTCCCCCTTACGGGTTTGGCTTGCTGGCCTTGCCGTCCAGCCAGAGCATGTCCGACTCGTCCCGGTGAGCTCCGTCGGATCCAACGTGCTTGCTGTCGATCTTTGGGCCGTTCTTGATGACATGCACCAGCGCCATTCCATGGCCGCGGCCAAGGTCATAGTCGGCCTTGAGCCATTCAAGAATCGCTCCCGCTTTGACGGAGGGGTCCTTGAAGCCCTTGGTGTCCGCAATGTCGACCAGCTGCCGCGGGGTGAGCCCAGTCTTGTCTTCAATGGCATCGAGGTAAGCCTGAAACGACATCAGTGTCGCCTTTCGTTGTCAGTTTCGCGAACGGAGTACGTGCGGATATCGTACCCGCGACCAAGGAATCAGCACCCCTCGCCCTACACTGATCGCATGGTGTGCCGAGGGTGGCGTTCATTTGCTGTGGGTATGGCCGTGGCTGTGGCTATGCCCCTCTTGGCCGCGTGCGACTCCCGCGATTCCGGGTCGCAGCCCACCAGAGGAAGCGCCGCCCCCATTACCGTTGAGATCAACCAGTCCAGGGACCAATACGGCAAGATGGCCATCCTGATACAGCTCACCAACACCACGGACACGCCCCTCACGGTTACCGGAGCACAGGTGGATTCGTCCTTGTTCGACGGCGGCATCTTCTGGCAGCCATCGAAAGACGGACTTGAATTGCCGCCCCAGCAGCCCAAAAGCATTCCCGCAGAATTGCCGGCAGCCGCTTGCGGAGCGCCGGCAGATGCTTCCGCCACAATCAAGGCAAAGCTCAATTACTCCGAATCAAGCAAAGAGCCCGTAGAGGAGACCGCCGACGCGACCGATCCTTACGGCGTCCTGGCCAGAAACGCCAGCGAGCTGTGCCTCGCTGCAGAAGCCGCCGCCGTCGCCACCATGGTGTTGGACCCCGGACTTGAGGTGGCAGCGGACGGCAGCACCGCCGTCGTGCGTCTCGTCGTCACTCCGGCCGGCGCCACGCAGAGCCTCACGATTGAGTCCATCGACGGGACCACCCTCCTGGCGGAGACACCCTCTGATCCCTGGCCCCGGAACGTCACCATCGCATCCGGGGACGCCGTCCGCGAACTGGCCTTGCGCATCCGGCCTGCACGCTGCGATCCACACGCCGTCGCCGAGGACAAGGTGGGCACGCTCCTGCCGTTGAGGGTCAAAGTGGGGGAACGGCAGGGCTTGGTGAAAATTGCGGCGTCACCTGAGCTGCGCGGCCGCATTTACGACTTCGTCACTGCCGCCTGCGTCCCAGCAGGTTAAGACGGGCTTAGCCGAGGGTAGCCAAAGCTTGGGGAGCGCACTCCACCGTGACCTTGACGTCGGCCTCCACGGTCTTCACTTCGCCGTCCATTTGGTACGGCAACGGCTTAAGCGTGGTGAATTCGTAGCTGCTCACACTCGGCTGATCACCCAACCCCTGCGTCGTGGCCTTGAGGGCAGTCAACAGAACACGCCATTTGGGCATGTGCGGGAAGACGATGACTTCAAACTTCCCATCGGACGGGTGCTGCTCTGCTTCACTCAACGTGGCGTACTTGGCCATCTCATTGATATTGGCGAAGACAAGGCTGTCGAATTTGCGGCGCTTCCCGTCAGATTGGCGAATGGCGAAGGGCTGGAACTCGGAGAAGGTCTTGATGACGGTGACCATCTCCTTCAAGGCCCCCTTGCTCCCCTTTTCCAGTTCAGTTGCTACAACGGGGGTGAGTCCGAATCCTATATACGAATGCGCATATTCGAAGGGTTCATTCTCCTTTTGGCCGGTATGGATACGGAGAAGGTCAATGTTGTGAACGTGGCCCTCTGCAATGGCCTCTTCCAAGGGTTTGGTGCCGATAATCCGGCTGTGGTCGTTGGCATTTCCCGCGGCCAGTACTGCCGCTACGGCCCTCGGGTTTTCGGCTTGCATCACACCATTGACCACCTCGTTGTAGCCGCCATCGCCGCTCACCGAGACCACAAGGACATCGCCGCCCTTGGCAGCGGCATCCCGCGCCAGATCGACGGCGTGGCCGGCATGTTCCGTTGGTTGAAGGGTGATTTCGGGCTGGTACGTGAGGAGTTCCTTCAACCGGTCCTGCAACTGCTGCGCCAGCTCAGGCGCATCACCTGTGCTGTTGGGGTTGAAGATAATGACGATCGACTCAAAGGTCCGGGCAGAATCCACGCTGTGCTCCTGATTCATTGCGAGGTCCCTTTTCAGGCGGTAGTTTCCCTCGGAGGTTCCCATAGTATTCGCAATGCGATGGGGGTTTCGGATGAACACTGAACGTGAAAACATGAAAACGGGTTTCCGGAAGCGGAAATCAACGTCAATCAGCCTGACGCAGTCCGATGCTGCGTCAGCAGTGGGGAAGGCCAATGGAAGACTCACGCCAGACGGCACGAACGCTGATCCTGGAACACGAGATCACCGTGGACGATTTGTGGGCTTGGTATTGGGCCAACGGTGGGAACGCCCGGCCTTGGGACTTCGACGCCTACCTCTTTGGAATCGAAGAGCGCGATCCTTTCGACCTGAAAATTCTCACGTGGGCCATGGAAGACCTCGACGCCCGCTCGTTGCTCTGATTACTTCCGACCTATCGCCGCGCCTCCATCAGGTGCCGGGTCGAGTGGGCGATGAAGGGGTTTCCCGCCCGCATCTGCCCATCCAGCTCCCTGAGCTTGCCCAGGTAGCGTTCTGCTGAGAAGTCGGGGACCCACCACACACATTTGCGCAGGATCCACACCACTGCGCCCACATCGAAGAACTCCATCCGGCACCGGGCTGTGCGGAGGTCCGTGACAGTGAGCCCAGCTGCTTCGGCGGCCGCTGCCTCGGCCACGGAGTCACGGCCCTTCCTCTGTTCAGGCAGCGGACCGAGGAAGTGCTCAATCAGTTCGAAGGCCGACGCCGGGCCAACGTGCTGGGCGAAATAGTGGCCACCAGGTATCAGCACCCTGCGGATTTCCTCCCAGTCGGGGCTGACAGGGTGCCGCGCACTCACAAGCTCGAAGGACTCGTCGGGGAAGGGCAAGCCCGAACCGTCAGTTGTCTCAACAATGTCCACCCCGCGGGGGCCAAGCCGGTCCCGGGCCCGCTGGGCGTTGGGTGGCCATCCCTCGGTTGCAGCCATGCGTTCGGGGAACCTCGCGGCCTCCGAGAGCACCTCCCCACCGCCGGTGTCCAGATCAAGGGCACTCCGGACGGTGGCAAGACGGCCCGCCAGAAGCGTCGCGAATCCCCACGGCGGCCGTTCTTCGGTAGCGCGCCCGTCCAACCAGCTGAATCCCCAGCCGTTGACGTCGGCTTCAACAGCCTCCTGGACCAAGGTCTCAAAATCGCGCATCAGTGTCCCTCCTTCTTTTCGGCCGCAAGCTTTTCGGCCGCAAGCCGGGCAGCAACCCTCGCGATCAGAACGTAAGGGATCGGCTTGGCCAGT
This genomic window contains:
- a CDS encoding SRPBCC family protein is translated as MSTVTQLFPSPSADVWKVISNGWLYSGWVVGASRIRAVDEQWPQVGSTLHHSVGSWPFLIDDSTRVTGMEAGRTLELLARGWPLGEAKVVITLEDLGGLQCRVTIAEDAVRGPGKAVPKALRDPLIAGRNRETLRRLELMAAGGAGRA
- a CDS encoding DUF4287 domain-containing protein — encoded protein: MSFQAYLDAIEDKTGLTPRQLVDIADTKGFKDPSVKAGAILEWLKADYDLGRGHGMALVHVIKNGPKIDSKHVGSDGAHRDESDMLWLDGKASKPNP
- a CDS encoding diacylglycerol kinase family protein: MDSARTFESIVIIFNPNSTGDAPELAQQLQDRLKELLTYQPEITLQPTEHAGHAVDLARDAAAKGGDVLVVSVSGDGGYNEVVNGVMQAENPRAVAAVLAAGNANDHSRIIGTKPLEEAIAEGHVHNIDLLRIHTGQKENEPFEYAHSYIGFGLTPVVATELEKGSKGALKEMVTVIKTFSEFQPFAIRQSDGKRRKFDSLVFANINEMAKYATLSEAEQHPSDGKFEVIVFPHMPKWRVLLTALKATTQGLGDQPSVSSYEFTTLKPLPYQMDGEVKTVEADVKVTVECAPQALATLG
- a CDS encoding class I SAM-dependent methyltransferase, whose translation is MRDFETLVQEAVEADVNGWGFSWLDGRATEERPPWGFATLLAGRLATVRSALDLDTGGGEVLSEAARFPERMAATEGWPPNAQRARDRLGPRGVDIVETTDGSGLPFPDESFELVSARHPVSPDWEEIRRVLIPGGHYFAQHVGPASAFELIEHFLGPLPEQRKGRDSVAEAAAAEAAGLTVTDLRTARCRMEFFDVGAVVWILRKCVWWVPDFSAERYLGKLRELDGQMRAGNPFIAHSTRHLMEARR